One Streptomyces mobaraensis NBRC 13819 = DSM 40847 DNA segment encodes these proteins:
- a CDS encoding sensor histidine kinase has protein sequence MPPTPPSPANTPPTASQPPPRPTAPPRPAWDPRQPVVRPFPWLRPTIRIRLTLLYGGMFLMAGVLLLTIIYLLAADAMREGSSLPFEIYRIDFKTTSNACPTPPSGTVGSDTFTAWLKSCTDHQRAIALNGLLRRSLLALLGLAVIAFAFGYAMAGRVLSPLGKITRTARRVAATDLTRRIELGGPDDELKELSDTFDEMLDRLERAFTAQQRFVANASHELRTPLAINRTLLEVHLSDPGASPELQQLGKTLLATNERSEQLVEGLLLLARSDNEIVDRKPVDLAEVASQALDQARGEAQAKGVELRGERPPAVVQGNGVLLERVALNLVQNAVRYNVPEGGWVEVTTESRPGEAVLVVENTGPVVPAYELDNIFEPFRRLRTERTGSDKGVGLGLSIVRSVARAHGGRITAEPREGGGLVMRVVLPA, from the coding sequence ATGCCCCCCACGCCCCCCTCCCCGGCGAACACGCCGCCGACGGCGTCCCAGCCCCCACCCCGGCCCACGGCCCCGCCACGGCCCGCCTGGGACCCGCGCCAGCCCGTCGTCCGGCCCTTCCCCTGGCTGCGGCCCACCATCCGCATACGCCTCACCCTGCTCTACGGCGGGATGTTCCTGATGGCGGGCGTCCTGCTGCTCACGATCATCTACCTGCTGGCGGCGGACGCCATGCGGGAGGGCAGCTCGCTGCCGTTCGAGATCTACCGGATCGACTTCAAGACCACCAGCAACGCCTGCCCCACGCCGCCCAGCGGCACGGTGGGCAGCGACACGTTCACCGCCTGGCTCAAGTCCTGCACGGACCACCAGCGCGCCATAGCCCTCAACGGCCTGCTCCGGCGGTCCCTGCTGGCCCTGCTCGGCCTCGCCGTGATCGCCTTCGCCTTCGGCTACGCCATGGCCGGCCGCGTCCTCTCGCCGCTCGGCAAGATCACCCGCACCGCCCGCCGGGTGGCCGCCACGGATCTGACCCGGCGGATCGAGCTGGGCGGCCCGGACGACGAGCTGAAGGAGCTCTCGGACACCTTCGACGAGATGCTGGACCGGCTGGAACGGGCCTTCACCGCGCAGCAGCGCTTCGTGGCCAACGCCTCGCACGAGCTGCGCACGCCGCTGGCGATCAACCGGACGCTGCTGGAGGTCCACCTCTCCGATCCCGGGGCGTCCCCCGAGCTCCAGCAGCTGGGCAAGACGCTGCTGGCGACCAACGAACGCAGCGAACAGCTCGTGGAGGGCCTGCTGCTGCTCGCCCGCAGCGACAACGAGATCGTGGACCGCAAGCCCGTCGACCTGGCCGAGGTGGCCTCGCAGGCGCTCGACCAGGCCCGCGGGGAGGCCCAGGCCAAGGGCGTGGAACTGCGGGGCGAGCGGCCGCCCGCCGTGGTGCAGGGCAACGGCGTCCTGCTGGAGCGCGTCGCGCTGAACCTGGTGCAGAACGCCGTCCGGTACAACGTGCCGGAGGGCGGCTGGGTGGAGGTGACCACCGAGTCCCGGCCCGGCGAGGCCGTGCTGGTGGTGGAGAACACCGGGCCCGTGGTCCCCGCCTACGAGCTGGACAACATCTTCGAGCCGTTCCGCAGGCTGCGCACCGAGCGCACCGGCAGCGACAAGGGCGTGGGCCTCGGCCTGTCCATCGTGCGGTCGGTGGCCAGGGCGCACGGCGGCCGGATCACCGCGGAGCCCCGTGAGGGCGGCGGGCTCGTCATGCGGGTGGTGCTGCCGGCCTGA
- a CDS encoding DUF4193 domain-containing protein produces MATDYDTPRKTDDDVNEDSIEELKSRRNDKSASAVDVDEFEAVEGLELPGADLSNEELSVRVLPRQADEFTCMSCFLVHHRSQLAGEKNGQPICRDCE; encoded by the coding sequence ATGGCAACGGACTACGACACCCCACGCAAGACCGACGATGACGTCAACGAGGACAGCATCGAGGAACTGAAGTCCCGGCGGAACGACAAGTCGGCCTCGGCCGTCGACGTCGACGAGTTCGAGGCCGTCGAGGGCCTGGAGCTGCCGGGCGCGGACCTTTCCAACGAGGAGCTGTCCGTTCGCGTCCTGCCCCGGCAGGCCGACGAGTTCACCTGCATGAGCTGCTTCCTCGTGCACCACCGCAGCCAGCTGGCCGGTGAGAAGAACGGCCAGCCGATCTGCCGCGACTGCGAGTGA
- a CDS encoding DUF3093 domain-containing protein encodes MQHYEERLTAPRSWWTIAVLIGVACALITLPLGTIPMLGGLVVGGALATIAVSAYGSVRIRVVGDTLLAGDARIPCAALGAAEALDAEGARAWRTHKADSRAFMLLRGYVPTALRIEVTDPADPTPYLYLSTRSPERLAAAVAAGRESAAKAGQD; translated from the coding sequence ATGCAGCACTACGAAGAACGCCTGACCGCGCCGCGCTCCTGGTGGACCATCGCCGTTCTGATCGGGGTGGCCTGCGCCCTGATCACGCTGCCGCTCGGCACCATCCCGATGCTCGGCGGACTGGTCGTCGGCGGGGCGCTGGCGACGATCGCCGTGAGCGCCTACGGCTCGGTGCGGATCCGGGTGGTGGGCGACACCCTGCTGGCCGGTGACGCGCGGATCCCGTGCGCCGCGCTGGGCGCCGCCGAGGCGCTGGACGCGGAGGGGGCCCGGGCCTGGCGCACCCACAAGGCCGACAGCCGGGCGTTCATGCTGCTGCGCGGGTACGTCCCGACCGCCCTGCGGATCGAGGTCACGGACCCGGCCGACCCGACGCCCTACCTGTACCTGTCGACCCGCTCCCCCGAGCGGCTGGCGGCGGCGGTGGCGGCGGGACGGGAGTCGGCCGCGAAGGCCGGCCAGGACTGA
- a CDS encoding PaaI family thioesterase → MSGRTTALTPPADAGPPVRHPEAPAPGEVIGAHYENCFGCGAGVPHGLHLEVRAGEGVAVTAEFRVKEAHQGAPGLAHGGVLATALDETLGSLNWLTRVIAVTGRLETDFLLPVPVDSVLYLEAEAVAVHHRKIYCTATGRLGGPEGPVAVRADAVFIEVKVEHFINHGRPAEINAALADPDQVKVVRAFEVNP, encoded by the coding sequence GTGAGTGGACGAACGACAGCGCTGACACCGCCGGCCGACGCCGGACCACCGGTGCGGCACCCCGAGGCCCCCGCGCCGGGCGAGGTCATCGGGGCGCACTACGAGAACTGCTTCGGCTGCGGCGCGGGCGTGCCGCACGGTCTGCACCTGGAGGTGCGGGCCGGTGAGGGCGTGGCCGTGACGGCCGAGTTCCGGGTCAAGGAAGCGCACCAGGGAGCCCCCGGCCTGGCGCACGGCGGCGTGCTGGCGACCGCGTTGGACGAGACCCTGGGGTCGCTGAACTGGCTGACCCGGGTCATCGCCGTCACCGGCCGGCTGGAGACGGACTTCCTGCTGCCCGTCCCCGTGGACAGCGTGCTGTACCTGGAGGCGGAGGCCGTCGCCGTCCACCACCGCAAGATCTACTGCACGGCCACCGGGCGGCTCGGCGGTCCCGAGGGACCGGTCGCGGTCCGCGCGGACGCGGTCTTCATCGAGGTCAAGGTGGAGCACTTCATCAACCACGGCCGTCCCGCCGAGATCAACGCGGCGCTCGCCGACCCCGACCAGGTCAAGGTCGTCCGAGCCTTCGAGGTGAACCCGTGA
- the dut gene encoding dUTP diphosphatase, whose amino-acid sequence MSRPPVDVLIRRLDPEVPVPAYGHPGDAGCDLVTTEAAVLAPGERAVLPTGVSIALPDGYAAFVHPRSGLAARCGVSMVNAPGTIDAGYRGEIKVIVVNLDPRESVRFERFDRVAQLVVQQVEKVRFHEVAELPGSARGEGGFGSTGGHAAVGHGFASVASDREGQ is encoded by the coding sequence GTGAGCCGTCCGCCCGTCGACGTCCTGATCCGCCGCCTCGACCCCGAGGTGCCGGTCCCCGCCTACGGTCACCCCGGTGACGCGGGCTGCGACCTGGTGACCACGGAGGCGGCCGTGCTCGCCCCCGGGGAACGCGCCGTTCTCCCCACGGGGGTGTCGATCGCGCTGCCCGATGGGTATGCGGCCTTCGTGCATCCACGTTCGGGTCTCGCGGCCCGGTGCGGGGTCTCCATGGTGAACGCCCCGGGGACCATCGATGCCGGGTACCGTGGAGAGATCAAGGTGATTGTGGTCAATCTGGACCCGCGCGAGAGCGTGCGGTTCGAGAGGTTCGACCGCGTTGCCCAGTTGGTTGTCCAGCAGGTCGAGAAGGTCCGCTTCCACGAGGTGGCGGAGCTTCCCGGCTCGGCGCGGGGCGAAGGGGGCTTCGGGTCCACCGGGGGCCACGCCGCCGTGGGGCATGGATTCGCTTCGGTCGCCTCTGACCGGGAAGGACAGTGA
- a CDS encoding DUF3710 domain-containing protein, with translation MFGRRRKRSEDAVEQFDDVTSEESAEGAESVQDAAAESRVRLEPEPRPDGPWDVSEVHAPGEGRVDLGGLFVPGVEGMELRVEVAGDAIVAATVVLRDSAVQLQAFAAPKREGIWHEVRDEIAGGITQQGGVVDEVQGPLGWELRAQVPVALPDGTNGVQLVRFVGCDGPRWFLRGVISGQGAVQPQTAGMLEQIFRDTVVVRGESPMAPRDPIVLKLPDDAQMVAEGMQDEQQGSRFAGGVERLQRGPEISEVR, from the coding sequence GTGTTCGGTCGTCGCCGCAAGCGCAGCGAGGACGCCGTCGAGCAGTTCGACGACGTGACCTCCGAGGAGTCCGCCGAGGGTGCGGAGTCCGTACAGGACGCCGCGGCCGAGAGCCGGGTCCGGCTGGAGCCGGAACCGCGCCCGGACGGGCCGTGGGACGTCTCCGAGGTCCACGCACCCGGCGAGGGCCGGGTCGACCTGGGCGGCCTGTTCGTGCCGGGCGTCGAGGGAATGGAGCTGCGGGTCGAGGTCGCGGGGGACGCGATCGTCGCCGCGACCGTGGTGCTGCGCGACAGCGCGGTGCAGCTCCAGGCGTTCGCCGCCCCCAAGCGCGAGGGCATCTGGCACGAGGTGCGGGACGAGATCGCCGGCGGCATCACCCAGCAGGGCGGTGTCGTGGACGAGGTACAGGGCCCGCTGGGCTGGGAGCTGCGGGCGCAGGTGCCCGTCGCCCTCCCGGACGGGACGAACGGGGTGCAGCTGGTGCGCTTCGTGGGCTGTGACGGACCGCGCTGGTTCCTGCGCGGTGTGATCTCGGGCCAGGGAGCGGTGCAGCCGCAGACCGCCGGCATGCTGGAGCAGATCTTCCGGGACACCGTCGTGGTGCGCGGCGAGTCGCCGATGGCGCCCCGCGACCCGATCGTCCTGAAGCTGCCCGACGACGCCCAGATGGTCGCCGAGGGCATGCAGGACGAGCAGCAGGGCTCCCGCTTCGCCGGGGGCGTGGAGCGCCTCCAGCGCGGCCCGGAGATCTCCGAGGTCCGCTGA
- the kdpF gene encoding K(+)-transporting ATPase subunit F — MSTENIVGLVVAVALLGYLVLALVFPERF; from the coding sequence GTGAGCACCGAGAACATCGTCGGCCTGGTCGTGGCCGTCGCCCTGCTGGGCTACCTGGTCCTCGCCCTCGTCTTCCCGGAGAGGTTCTGA
- the kdpA gene encoding potassium-transporting ATPase subunit KdpA: MSPVLSGVLQLTAVVAALALAYRPLGDYMAGVYSSEKHLRPEKWIYRLIGADPRAQMRWPAYLRGVLAFSLASVLFLYLLQRIQGVLPGRLSLGFTAISPDQAFNTAASFVANTNWQSYSGEQAMGHAVQTLGLAVQNFVSAAVGMAVAIALVRGFARSRTGELGNFWTDLVRGTVRILIPISVIGALVLVACGAIQNFAGIHEIGQLTGGTQQVNGGAVASQEVIKELGTNGGGYFNANSAHPFENPNAFSNLFEIFLILVIPFALTRTFGKLVGNVRQGYAILATMGLIWLGFTALMMWTEYAHHGAALQAAGGAMEGKEQRFGVGSSAIFATTTTLTSTGAVDSFHSSFTGLGGGITLLGMMLGEIAPGGVGSGLYGMLVMAIIAVFIAGLMVGRTPEYLGKKIGTREIKLAACYILVTPTLVLGFTALSMALSSPPESILNTAGNSVHGSGAHGFSEVLYAFTSGANNNGSAFAGLNANTPWYNTTIGLAMLLGRFLPMVFVLALAGSLAEQQPVPETAGTLRTEKPLFAGLLVGAIIVITGLTYFPALALGPMAEGLS, encoded by the coding sequence ATGAGCCCCGTCCTCTCCGGAGTCCTCCAGCTCACCGCGGTCGTCGCGGCGCTGGCGCTGGCCTACCGCCCGCTCGGCGACTACATGGCCGGCGTCTACAGCTCCGAGAAGCACCTGCGCCCCGAGAAGTGGATCTACCGGCTGATCGGCGCGGACCCGCGGGCGCAGATGCGCTGGCCCGCGTACCTGCGCGGCGTGCTGGCCTTCTCGCTGGCGAGCGTCCTGTTCCTCTACCTGCTCCAGCGGATCCAGGGCGTGCTGCCCGGCCGGCTGTCGCTGGGCTTCACCGCGATCTCTCCCGACCAGGCGTTCAACACCGCCGCGTCGTTCGTCGCCAACACCAACTGGCAGTCGTACAGCGGCGAGCAGGCCATGGGCCACGCCGTGCAGACGCTCGGCCTGGCGGTGCAGAACTTCGTCTCCGCCGCGGTCGGCATGGCCGTCGCCATCGCGCTGGTCCGGGGCTTCGCCCGGTCCCGTACCGGTGAACTCGGCAACTTCTGGACCGACCTGGTGCGCGGCACCGTCCGCATCCTGATCCCGATCTCGGTGATCGGCGCGCTGGTCCTGGTGGCCTGCGGCGCGATCCAGAACTTCGCCGGGATCCACGAGATCGGGCAGCTGACCGGCGGCACCCAGCAGGTCAACGGCGGAGCCGTGGCCTCGCAGGAGGTCATCAAGGAGCTGGGCACCAACGGTGGCGGTTACTTCAACGCCAACTCGGCCCACCCCTTCGAGAACCCGAACGCGTTCTCCAACCTCTTCGAGATCTTCCTGATCCTCGTCATCCCCTTCGCCCTCACCCGCACCTTCGGCAAGCTGGTCGGGAACGTCAGGCAGGGCTACGCGATCCTCGCCACCATGGGCCTGATCTGGCTCGGCTTCACGGCGCTGATGATGTGGACCGAGTACGCCCACCACGGCGCCGCGCTGCAGGCGGCCGGCGGGGCGATGGAGGGCAAGGAGCAGCGGTTCGGCGTCGGATCGTCGGCGATCTTCGCGACGACCACCACGCTCACCTCGACCGGCGCCGTGGACTCGTTCCACTCCTCGTTCACCGGGCTCGGCGGCGGGATCACGCTGCTGGGCATGATGCTCGGCGAGATCGCGCCCGGCGGCGTCGGTTCCGGTCTCTACGGCATGCTCGTGATGGCGATCATCGCGGTGTTCATCGCCGGTCTGATGGTCGGCCGGACGCCCGAGTACCTGGGGAAGAAGATCGGCACCCGCGAGATCAAGCTCGCGGCCTGCTACATCCTCGTCACCCCGACGCTGGTCCTCGGCTTCACGGCCCTGTCGATGGCGCTGTCGTCGCCGCCGGAGTCGATCCTCAACACCGCGGGCAACTCGGTGCACGGCAGCGGGGCGCACGGCTTCTCCGAGGTCCTGTACGCCTTCACCTCCGGCGCCAACAACAACGGCTCGGCGTTCGCCGGCCTCAACGCCAACACCCCCTGGTACAACACCACGATCGGCCTCGCCATGCTGCTCGGCCGCTTCCTCCCGATGGTCTTCGTCCTGGCCCTGGCCGGCTCGCTCGCCGAGCAGCAGCCCGTGCCGGAGACCGCGGGCACCCTGCGCACCGAGAAGCCGCTGTTCGCCGGGCTGCTCGTCGGCGCGATCATCGTCATCACCGGCTTGACCTACTTCCCGGCCCTGGCCCTTGGCCCGATGGCGGAGGGACTCTCATGA
- the kdpB gene encoding potassium-transporting ATPase subunit KdpB: protein MSTTTPVRTASGDPDGDERPHGSEEHGRVSGGLFDPAQLVKSLPDAFRKLDPRVMVKSPVMFVVEVGSVVTTALALKDPGDWFGWTITVWLWLTVLFANLAEAVAEGRGKAQADTLRKAKTDTVARRLTGGSEESVPGTELRVGDLVVCEAGDVIPGDGDVVEGVASVDESAITGESAPVIRESGGDRSAVTGGTKVLSDRIVIKITTKPGETFIDRMINLVEGAARQKTPNEIALNILLASLTIVFLLAVVTLQPFAIYAGAEQTMIVLAALLVCLIPTTIGALLSAIGIAGMDRLVQRNVLAMSGRAVEAAGDVSTLLLDKTGTITYGNRQAAEFVPVKGTMAAEVADAAQLSSLADETPEGRSIVVLAKGKYGLRERHEGELVGAEWIPFTAQTRMSGVDVEGRKVRKGATGSVIAWVEEQGGTVAEDARKLTDEISQAGGTPLLVAVEDDKGARVLGVIHLKDVVKEGMRERFDELRAMGIKTVMITGDNPLTAKAIAEEAGVDDFLAEATPEDKMALIKREQAGGKLVAMTGDGTNDAPALAQADVGVAMNTGTSAAKEAGNMVDLDSNPTKLIEIVEIGKQLLITRGALTTFSIANDVAKYFAIIPAMFAVAYPGLDKLNIMSLHSPQTAILSAVVFNALIIVALVPLALKGVRYRPMSADAMLRRNLLIYGLGGLVSPFIGIKIIDLLISLIPGIG from the coding sequence ATGAGCACGACCACCCCTGTCCGTACCGCCTCCGGCGACCCCGACGGCGACGAGCGGCCGCACGGCTCCGAGGAGCACGGCCGGGTCTCCGGCGGCCTCTTCGACCCCGCGCAGCTGGTGAAGTCGCTGCCGGACGCCTTCCGGAAGCTCGACCCCCGGGTGATGGTCAAGTCCCCGGTGATGTTCGTCGTCGAGGTCGGCTCGGTGGTCACCACCGCGCTGGCCCTGAAGGACCCGGGCGACTGGTTCGGCTGGACGATCACCGTCTGGCTGTGGCTGACCGTCCTCTTCGCCAACCTGGCGGAGGCCGTCGCCGAGGGCCGCGGCAAGGCGCAGGCCGACACCCTGCGCAAGGCCAAGACCGACACCGTGGCCCGCCGGCTGACCGGCGGGAGCGAGGAGTCGGTGCCGGGCACCGAACTGCGCGTGGGCGACCTGGTCGTCTGCGAGGCGGGGGACGTCATCCCGGGCGACGGCGACGTCGTCGAGGGCGTGGCCTCCGTCGACGAGTCGGCGATCACGGGCGAGTCGGCCCCGGTGATCCGGGAGTCCGGCGGCGACCGCTCGGCCGTCACCGGCGGCACCAAGGTGCTCTCCGACCGCATCGTCATCAAGATCACCACCAAGCCGGGCGAGACGTTCATCGACCGGATGATCAACCTGGTGGAGGGCGCGGCCCGGCAGAAGACGCCGAACGAGATCGCGCTCAACATCCTCCTGGCCTCGCTGACCATCGTCTTCCTGCTGGCGGTCGTCACCCTCCAGCCGTTCGCGATCTACGCGGGCGCCGAGCAGACGATGATCGTCCTGGCGGCCCTGCTGGTCTGCCTCATCCCGACCACGATCGGCGCGCTGCTGTCGGCGATCGGCATCGCCGGCATGGACCGGCTGGTGCAGCGGAACGTCCTGGCGATGTCCGGGCGCGCGGTGGAGGCCGCGGGCGACGTCTCGACGCTGCTGCTCGACAAGACCGGCACCATCACCTACGGCAACCGGCAGGCCGCCGAGTTCGTCCCGGTCAAGGGCACCATGGCGGCCGAGGTCGCGGACGCGGCGCAGCTCTCGTCGCTCGCCGACGAGACGCCGGAGGGCCGCTCGATCGTCGTCCTCGCCAAGGGGAAGTACGGGCTGCGGGAGCGGCACGAGGGCGAGCTGGTCGGCGCCGAGTGGATCCCGTTCACGGCGCAGACCCGGATGTCGGGCGTGGACGTCGAGGGCCGCAAGGTCCGCAAGGGCGCGACCGGTTCCGTCATCGCCTGGGTCGAGGAGCAGGGCGGCACCGTCGCGGAGGACGCCCGGAAGCTCACCGACGAGATCTCGCAGGCGGGCGGCACGCCGCTGCTCGTGGCCGTGGAGGATGACAAGGGGGCGCGCGTCCTCGGCGTCATCCACCTCAAGGACGTCGTCAAGGAGGGCATGCGGGAGCGGTTCGACGAACTGCGCGCCATGGGCATCAAGACCGTCATGATCACGGGTGACAACCCGCTGACGGCCAAGGCCATCGCCGAGGAGGCCGGTGTCGACGACTTCCTCGCCGAGGCCACCCCCGAGGACAAGATGGCCCTCATCAAGCGCGAGCAGGCCGGCGGCAAGCTCGTCGCGATGACCGGCGACGGGACGAACGACGCGCCCGCGCTGGCCCAGGCGGACGTCGGCGTCGCGATGAACACCGGCACCTCGGCCGCCAAGGAGGCCGGGAACATGGTGGACCTGGACTCCAACCCGACCAAGCTCATCGAGATCGTGGAGATCGGCAAGCAGTTGCTGATCACCCGGGGGGCGCTGACGACGTTCTCCATCGCCAACGACGTCGCGAAGTACTTCGCGATCATCCCGGCCATGTTCGCGGTCGCCTACCCGGGCCTCGACAAGCTCAACATCATGAGCCTGCACTCGCCCCAGACGGCGATCCTGTCGGCCGTGGTCTTCAACGCGCTGATCATCGTGGCGCTGGTCCCGCTCGCCCTCAAGGGCGTGCGCTACCGGCCGATGAGCGCGGACGCGATGCTCCGCCGCAACCTCCTGATCTACGGACTGGGCGGTCTCGTCTCCCCGTTCATCGGCATCAAAATCATCGACCTGCTCATCTCCCTCATCCCTGGCATCGGGTGA
- the kdpC gene encoding potassium-transporting ATPase subunit KdpC, with protein sequence MNISVRSAARVAGAGLRALLVLTVVCGVIYPLVVTGLAQLAFHDKANGSEVKVDGKSVGSALLGQSYTLDKKDKDGNPLPDPKFFQPRPSAAGPNAENTKYHLLVSGASNLAADSKVLLEAVEKRRADVASFNGVSPSEVPVDALTASASGVDPDISPAYARLQAARVARANGLSAGAVERLVKDHTDGRQLGFMGDEHVNVLKLNVALKELAASR encoded by the coding sequence ATGAACATCTCCGTACGCAGCGCCGCCCGGGTGGCGGGAGCCGGGCTCCGGGCCCTGCTCGTCCTCACCGTGGTCTGCGGCGTGATCTACCCGCTGGTCGTCACGGGCCTGGCCCAACTGGCCTTCCACGACAAGGCGAACGGCTCCGAGGTGAAGGTGGACGGCAAGTCCGTCGGCTCGGCACTGCTCGGCCAGAGCTACACGCTGGACAAGAAGGACAAGGACGGCAACCCGCTGCCCGACCCGAAGTTCTTCCAGCCGCGCCCCTCGGCGGCCGGGCCCAACGCCGAGAACACGAAGTACCACCTGCTCGTCTCGGGCGCCTCCAACCTGGCGGCCGACAGCAAGGTGCTGTTGGAGGCCGTCGAGAAGCGCCGCGCGGACGTGGCGTCCTTCAACGGGGTCTCCCCGTCGGAGGTCCCGGTGGACGCCCTCACGGCCTCGGCCTCCGGTGTGGACCCGGACATCTCCCCGGCGTACGCCCGGCTCCAGGCGGCACGCGTCGCCCGGGCCAACGGCCTCTCGGCCGGCGCCGTCGAGCGGCTGGTGAAGGACCACACGGACGGGCGGCAGCTCGGTTTCATGGGTGACGAGCACGTCAACGTCCTGAAGCTGAACGTCGCGCTGAAGGAGCTGGCCGCGTCGCGCTAG
- a CDS encoding SDR family oxidoreductase — MPARPDRTLRDKVVVIGGASRNLGGLLAREIAPDGAKVVVHYNSDSSRDKAEQTADDVRKAGGEAVTHQGDLTRVAEVEKLFDAAVREFGKVDCVVNTAGMVIKKPMTETTEEEFDKMFAVNTKAAYFMMREAAKRVEDGGKIITIVTSLLAAYTGLYSVYAGSKAPVEHFTRALSKELFGRNISVNNIAPGPMDTGFFYPAETDDSIAYHKSSAMNGDLTKIEDIVPYVRFLLTDGWWLNGQTLFVNGGYTTR, encoded by the coding sequence ATGCCCGCTCGACCCGATCGCACACTCCGGGACAAGGTCGTCGTGATCGGCGGCGCCTCCCGCAACCTCGGCGGCCTGCTCGCGCGCGAGATCGCCCCCGACGGCGCCAAGGTGGTCGTCCACTACAACAGCGACTCCTCGCGCGACAAGGCCGAGCAGACGGCCGACGACGTCAGGAAGGCCGGCGGCGAGGCCGTCACGCACCAGGGCGACCTGACCCGGGTCGCCGAGGTGGAGAAGCTCTTCGACGCGGCGGTACGCGAGTTCGGCAAGGTCGACTGCGTGGTCAACACCGCGGGCATGGTCATCAAGAAGCCGATGACCGAGACCACCGAGGAGGAGTTCGACAAGATGTTCGCCGTCAACACCAAGGCGGCGTACTTCATGATGCGCGAGGCCGCCAAGCGCGTGGAGGACGGCGGGAAGATCATCACCATCGTCACCTCGCTGCTGGCCGCCTACACCGGCCTGTACTCCGTCTACGCCGGCAGCAAGGCACCCGTCGAGCACTTCACCCGGGCCTTGTCCAAGGAGCTGTTCGGCCGGAACATCTCCGTCAACAACATCGCCCCCGGCCCGATGGACACCGGCTTCTTCTACCCGGCCGAGACGGACGACTCCATCGCGTACCACAAGTCGTCCGCCATGAACGGCGACCTGACGAAGATCGAGGACATCGTCCCGTATGTGAGGTTCCTGCTCACGGACGGCTGGTGGCTCAACGGGCAGACGCTCTTCGTCAACGGCGGCTACACCACACGCTGA